The Glycine soja cultivar W05 chromosome 15, ASM419377v2, whole genome shotgun sequence region TCCTATATtcatttatgtgaaaataaagaagaagaagaaaagaaaatggaaggggaagaaataagataaaaatataaattttctttctatttgttTGGAAAGAGAAATAAGAAAGAGATCAGACTTTTTTTCCTACCCTCAAAAGAATCTAAAATATTCTTTTGGTCaatcattttattgttttagtttctttgatcttttaaaagtttttaaaaagctttatttttatcctttgaaGTACTTTTGTTAAATGAAATTGATCATTTTATTAGATTACCATATTAAAATGTTAGACCAAGTTAGCATGGTAAAGTGATAGAATGACCAGCTTTGTCTAATAATAGAGATATGTTAATGGATCAGAGGGGAAAGAATTTGAacttaaaaaactaaattaaaactttaaaaaataagataaagaataaaaaggaattttatagcctcttttttttttaaaaaaaaaatatttaagaaaacttTAAAGGAAAATTTACAAAGGAAATGAAGTattatatacttgaatttgtCAAAGTAGAAAAgggtatattttaatataaaaaatatgtatttaattcctatattttgtttatcaaaCATGATTAAGGCCCTTATATAGATAAATTTAGTTCTAATACtattcacataatttttttatttaaattgtaataagtaaacaattataaattaaaaaatttcttatttttaaaatatttttttaaattttaaaatacttcacttttacatgtattttttaatttttaaaatttaataagatatgaatataaattaaaatacttgtATACACAATTACATATAAATGTGGTTTTTATAACTTCgagaattattatattatttttataatttaatataaaatatgatttttattgatcCAATTATTgagttatatttatatattactgATATTACTGATTATTTGTgtcaatttttgttaaaattaaataataataagaagataattcaataatttatattttaatatattttaaaatgtttatattatgttaattttaatctatataaatgagataacaaataatttttaattaatataaattttatatttataatttatataaaagaactttcaatttaacaataaattttaaaaaaatattatgtaattgaaagttataaaataatacaataattaacaaaattatattgatatggtttgatttcttttatatatatatatataacacaaaaaGTAGTGGTTAGTTAGAAATAAGTTGATAAGTTTGCATTAATTGCAATTGGTTAGAAAAGGGGCCACATGAATATAGCAGGAACTTTTAATTAGAGATAATTTTTAGAACATTGTGTcgcaaaaaaagaaagcataAGTGCATAACTAACATTAGATCATATCAATTTTATAGTCAGCGACTCAGAGTAAGAGCAATAATACAGACTGATGTTGGGGAATTTCTTTCATCGGCTACACCAGGATCCATTTCATAAGGTTCCTTCTTTTTGCCAGTGTTGCAGTTGCGCTCAGAACATAATGGATCTGCTGATAAAGTAAACTAATCAAAATACGTGAAAGATTTATTATAATTCACACGGTTgaaatatatgtttaaattaattaaaatgtgaatcatttttaattaagaaagtaTACATACATTAACTTTTCAACGGTAAAACAAACTAAGATTTAAAACGGCCCGGAACATGATAACGGTCTACTCAGGTCCGGCAgagtagaataaaataaaaataaattgagatgaaaattttaaattaaaataaaatgtaaaaatatgagttatattttatttttttttctcttttactgCAAACAAACGAACGGACccaaacatatttataatatcatggaggaaaaaaatacttatacccaaagaaaaaatactaaaaaaccaCACGATCAATCATATAAGTGATAGGATTAGTCAACAATCAAGGGACATTTCTGAAAGAAAACGAATCCAATCATGGTGATCATGTACGTGTTCGTGCATACTTAAAAGCCTTGCCCTTCAGGTACAGCTAGAAAacgcaaagaaaacaaaatacaaagcacatgcacatgcaaTAATATATGCATTCTGTCTCCCTTTTCACGCTCCAGTGGAACGATCGGTCATTTTAGGGCACTAATGTTGTACTTTTACGTAATATACAAATTtgtatcattaaataaattttatgcatgtctataaaattaaataagcaATAAAACTCACATAATTTACATGAATTTACCTTGCTCTAAAAACATGTATATATTGAAGAATAAATTAATAGGCTTTCTTTTTTGTGTGATGCACAAGAATCTGAACTATCATGTATGTCGACCTTTCGAGGCCCAAAAACCCAACATGTGGCCCACTGATTGTCTCCAGGATCGATCAAGGGCCCAGATGGCTAAACAAGCAAATTGTGTTCGTCAAACCTCAAGGCAGTGTTGtaccaaaaacaagaaaatcatTGTACTGTGATGCCAAGTATGAACCCTTCACGCGTGCATGATGCAGCTGACACGTGCGAAGGCCCTTGTTGCGTAACCAACAGTGTGGTCAGAAGGCTCAGAAGCTGAAAGGTCAAGCTGAGGCAAGAGAGAGCGTGGCGTGGGTTGGCTCAGGTCATGTAAGAGCAAGAGTCCGTGGCTCACGTGAATGATGGACCCTTTTCCTTATtaactttctcttcttttcatgCTGGTCTGGTCAAAGCTTTTGAGTGCTGTCATTGACCACTCACAAAAGAAGTGGAAGCCCTTCAATTGGGGTTGGGCTTTCTCTCTAGTTTGATGTTAGATAGGGCTTCTAGGTGGGCTTCGAGAGTACATGGTTCAGCATACAAAGGAAAGTGGGTGGGCCCCGCCGAAGTTTGTTTACAGACCCACCTTAGTCTTGGTCCATGGACCAGATTTTGGGCTTGTCCTTTCAAAGGGTTGGCTATTACTGTTGTGTTGTGTTTGTGGAATGCTTTTAAGTTAAACTATATTAATAGTAACCTTTCCCAGTTTCCCCTTTTGGCAATGTTTTAGTGGGGCAGTAAACACTGACACACATGTTTGGTAAGTGACACTTTATTTTCACATGAACCACACCTTAAACAATGTTTATATAGTGATTATGATTATAGTGAGCTCAGTAAAGCAAACCAATGTTTATATAGTGATTATGATTATAGTGAGCTCAGTAAAGCAAAccaatgttttatttaattttgtctgAAGATGCTACTTGAGCTCCGCTAAAGTGGGGTAGCTTCGATTTCTTTCACCTTTGGCTGTGTTCCACTCATTTTGACCATACAGAAACTCGCAAGTCCACAACGGAAATATCATATCAACCACAAGTGTCTTTTCAAAacatattaaactaaaattaaaaataaaaatttggaaaaagatccttaaattttaattacaaaaattaaaaattaaacttaatcttATGCGATAAAATAAGTTACATATCATTCTTTGATCAAACAGTATATAACacattaatatgatttattttaaagtcaCAATAACCGTATCTGATTTATGTTATTAAACATAATATTACAGTACATGTTTAATTTGAAATATGCCTTAACAAATGGTAATCATGACTTAGAACACCTGTTTGTTGTTAATTTGGACGAAACAATCCTTTCTCCCAAAACTTTCCGCAAAGCAGATTGATAGTGATAGAGCTAACGTAAATCGAGTGAAtagttattttattacaaatgataatgataattagcATTGCCGGTTAAGGGACTCAAGTTactgattcaatttttttctctctctcaaatatATCTCCTTTAGAGATAGTCCTGCTGGAAGCATATATAGTCAAGTAGGCATTTTATGAAAGTAAAATTGCTCAAATATGAAAGTAAAAAGATTAAAACTGCATCTTAAAGCcatcttgtttttatttgttaggCATGGTCATGTGGATTTGATCTGTAGCGATCAATCCAACCAAAGACAGATGTGGCTGACTTTCAAATGCATAGTGAATTAGCCAAAAAAGTTATGCATTGATTATAACATATATAGTCTACAAATTAAACATAAAgcattgtacatattttcttttgaactCTCAATTAAGAGAGTTGCACAACACAGCAATGGCTACAAAGCTCTTTCTCACCCTCCAATTCCATTGGTTCAAAGCTCCTCCAAGCATCCCTGGTGGCTGAAGTGTCAAACATGTGCACAACAGACATAGTTCTTGGTAGTTCCCCTCCTATCCTGTAACCTGCCAAGAAAAACAAACGAGTCCCAATTGGTGCCATAGTAAGGTACAGTCTTTGATCATTCTGAGGCCAATTCTCATAGTTGTCCTCTAATGTGGACAGGTTTCGCTTGTGTGATCCATCAACTTCATTCCAAAGTTTCCCATCATAGGCTTCAATATGTCCCTTCCATGCATTCAAGCAATCCCCTGAACTAAAAAGGGTACCATTCACTGCCACTATCTGATTAGGTGGCACATCCAATTGCCACATCCCCGCTATCAGGTCCCACTTCCTTGCTTGCGTGTCATACACCTCAGCTGAGCTACGTTCCACTATGCTTGCCATTGTCTTATCCGAGTCCTCTCTCTCAGCAAATCCTCCCACTATGTAAACTTTCCCTTGCCACGTCACACCTATACACTTGTACCTTAAAATACGCAAATTAGGCAAAGGGGTCCACCTGTCATGATCTGGGTCGTACACCTCAGCCGATGAGATCCCATGCACTGGCCCGGCACATGCCAGCGTGGACTTCCCCCCAGCCACGTAGATTTTGTTTTCACAAACGGTGCAAGCAAAATCATACCGTGCCACACCTAGTGGTGCACAATCGAACCATTGATTGGTTCTAATGTTGTAACGGAGAACTGTTGCCACAACTTTGATGCCCTGATCAACGTAGTCAGCACACTCATCAGACACATGAACCATTTCTTTGTGACAAATTTGGCCACCAATTATGTAAATAAAGTCCCCTAGGGAGACTATAGCAAACCCCTTTAAGATTTGGTGATCACTTAGGCCAGGAATTGAGCCAACATAGGTCCATGTGTTCATGGAAGGGTAATATAGCTCAATTGAATTAGGGAGACTGACACCTGGGGCTGGTTCTCTAGGACAAAACACAGCAACCACTACATGATTGGAAAGAAGATTTTCTGGGGATGGTGGGGCTGTTGGTCTTGGTGGTGAAGGGAGTGAACCCATTGGAGTTTTTGGGAGAGTGTGCTAGCTAGTACTAGTGATATTTTTCACTGAGTAATAATTCCTAAGTTTTGTGTGTCGATGCCAAGTGGGAAATGTAATAATATAAAGGTGAAGGAGAGATAGAGGAAAGGTGACGGAGAAAACCAAAAGTTGGCTTGTGAGGAAGAACACGTGGCGCTGAAATCAATGAATTTTCTTGTGATAAGAGATGAAACATTTGGTGGTTATTGTACATGGTCATGTCTTTTTTTGTTTAGCAAATGGGACAAAGATCATTCTTTTCCGGATTTTCCAAGGTCtaggtagtaaaaaaaaattgaacaaaatttcTATTAATTTAATCTCTTTCTGGCGTGGATTTTTAGGTTAGGACTTGTTTGGATGGGATGTGTTCTCTCTTTTGGTAGCAGCACGGCAATAGAGTAAGGGACTGAATGGAAGAGACATGGGCAAATGTAGCTAAACAGTGTTGtgtaatttcaattaaaagcTACTTTGTTCATTTTACCAAACTAGCATATCAATTTGATTTTTCCAACAGTGACGGGGTATCTCCTATGACGAATGTGAATTGAAATGATGAAGGGCATGAGTAATTCAGTAATACCAAATGTTTTGTGCATAAGATCATTCTAatgttgtgtaaaaaaaaaatcattctaatgtatacttttataatttaagaATGACTTGTAGCGTAAGAGGGGAAAAAAGTAAAGAGGTACTGAAATAATACCTCTTGGTTCAACCAAATGGGAGAAAGGAGgggggtagaaaaaaaaaataacggtACCTTGTAGGCAATGTGACgaacacaaaaaaacaaaagagagagaTAAATTCAAGGGGAACACACTGGGAAGCATCTAAAAAGATTGTAGCTTGGAACACACTGCATGATACATGAAATGTGGGATCTGTGATGCTTTTTTCACATTAAGCAAGCACTAGTTCGGCTATAGGCGTAGGTGTGCTTATCAAAAAATGGCACTTTGTTTTTTCTATGATGTATATGCTTTGGTTTAATAATACTACATGCTCTTGCAATCTCGCTTCTTTATCTGCTTTTTACCTTTGAAGATTTAGTGTACCatgtttaagattttttttaatgtcaacaacaacaaacaaagaGTCATTACATGTAATTAGTAAACTAAACAAAATAGAGCATGCAACTTTGAGAATATAGATTGCCCATGAGGCCATTACTAGCACCATAATACTCAAACACATGTGTTGCCCATTACAAGCCTAACGTGTAATTGCACGCATGAATCGCCCCTTGACATTTATAACCGTGCAATGTGCatgacaaagtttttttttttttttttttacttttttgctaCTCAAAGCATAACATGCTCTGTGTATCACATTTACCGGTTCTGTTAATTTGGGTATTCATAAAGGCTTATTGGGTTTTACTTGCACTCAACTTTTAGGCGAAGGGCCCATTATTGTTGGCATCAATTGGACTATAATGACAGAGAAGTGTAGGGGTGTTGTTAGGTGCACTCAGCATTATTGTTGTTGCACCCAGCACTTTAATGAACGGACAAATTTGTCCTtggttaattttaaataaaaaagcaagATCCACACCTAGCGCCACTACCTTATTCCACATATTCTTGCTCGTTCCTCTTCTTCCGCAGCATCTCCCCTTTAGTCTTCTCCGTTTTCGTCTTCTGCGCGGCCATTTCCACCTGCATTTCCTTATACATTCTCCGACGTGGAGGTTAGCTTCCTTTTCTTACCCtctaattgtttttttctttgattattGTTGTAGGGTAGATGACTTAGAGCTTAGGATTGCATCCATGGAGGAATGGCGTTAGGATTATTAATATGAAAGAAGTTCTTCTGTAAGTGTAACTTCTTCCGTATGACACTTACGAAAAAAGTTACATTGCATGGATGCAGTCCTAAGCTCCAAGTGTAACTTCTTCCGTAAGTGTCATACGGAAGAAGTTACACTTACAGAAGAACTTCTTTCATATTAACAATCCTAATGCCATTCCTCCATGGATGCAATCCTAAGCTCTAAGTCATCTACCCTACAACaataatcaaagaaaaaaacaattagaGGGTAAGAAAAGGAAGCTAACCTCCACGTCGAAGAATATATAAGGAAATGTAGGTGGAAATGGTCTCGTAGAAGATGAAAACGGAGAAGACAAAAGGGGAGAAGTTGCGGAAGAAGGGGAACGA contains the following coding sequences:
- the LOC114387744 gene encoding influenza virus NS1A-binding protein homolog A-like, coding for MGSLPSPPRPTAPPSPENLLSNHVVVAVFCPREPAPGVSLPNSIELYYPSMNTWTYVGSIPGLSDHQILKGFAIVSLGDFIYIIGGQICHKEMVHVSDECADYVDQGIKVVATVLRYNIRTNQWFDCAPLGVARYDFACTVCENKIYVAGGKSTLACAGPVHGISSAEVYDPDHDRWTPLPNLRILRYKCIGVTWQGKVYIVGGFAEREDSDKTMASIVERSSAEVYDTQARKWDLIAGMWQLDVPPNQIVAVNGTLFSSGDCLNAWKGHIEAYDGKLWNEVDGSHKRNLSTLEDNYENWPQNDQRLYLTMAPIGTRLFFLAGYRIGGELPRTMSVVHMFDTSATRDAWRSFEPMELEGEKELCSHCCVVQLS